One window from the genome of Nocardioides panaciterrulae encodes:
- a CDS encoding fumarate reductase/succinate dehydrogenase flavoprotein subunit — protein sequence MNDYPQQEFHSDVDGRADAQSAGEYDDAAGYYVAGEPVADTKAPRDVPIAERWNQRKFDARLVNPANRRKLSIIIVGTGLAGASAAATLGEAGYNVKSFCYQDSPRRAHSIAAQGGINAAKNYKEDGDSAYRLFYDTVKGGDYRSREDNVYRLAEVSVNIIDQCVAQGVPFAREYGGLLDNRSFGGVQVSRTFYARGQTGQQLLLGAYQALERQVHAGTVETFTRHEMLELVVVDGKARGIIARDMVTGEIETHLADVVVLASGGFGNVFYLSTNAMGCNVTASWRAHRKGAYMANPCYTQIHPTCIPVSGSHQSKLTLMSESLRNDGRIWVPKKQSDCTKDPREIPEEDRDYYLERIYPSYGNLVPRDIASRAAKYVCDEGRGVGPEVDGVRRGVYLDFNDAISRMGLEGIKEKYDNLFDMYKRITGEDPYQVPMRIYPAVHYVMGGLWVDYDLESSIPGLFVTGEANFSDHGANRLGASALMQGLADGYFVLPHTIRDYLAGGPFEKISEDHPAVVEARQAVESRIDHFMNNNGTRSVDSYHRELGNIMWEYCGMERTEDGLKKAIDLIRTLKDDFYRNVKVLGTADGLNQSLEKAGRVADFFELGELMCIDALNRRESCGGHFRAESQTEDGEALRHDDRYAYVAAWEFAGDGELPILHKEDLVYTAIEMKQRSYK from the coding sequence ATGAACGACTACCCCCAGCAGGAGTTCCACTCCGACGTCGACGGCCGCGCGGACGCGCAGAGCGCCGGCGAGTACGACGACGCCGCCGGCTACTACGTCGCCGGCGAGCCGGTCGCCGACACCAAAGCGCCCCGGGACGTGCCGATCGCCGAGCGCTGGAACCAGCGCAAGTTCGACGCCCGCCTGGTCAACCCGGCCAACCGGCGCAAGCTCTCGATCATCATCGTCGGCACCGGCCTGGCCGGCGCCTCCGCCGCGGCGACGCTCGGCGAGGCCGGCTACAACGTGAAGTCCTTCTGCTACCAGGACTCCCCGCGCCGGGCGCACTCGATCGCCGCGCAGGGCGGCATCAACGCCGCGAAGAACTACAAGGAGGACGGCGACTCCGCCTACCGCCTCTTCTACGACACGGTCAAGGGTGGCGACTACCGCTCGCGGGAGGACAACGTCTACCGGCTGGCCGAGGTCAGCGTGAACATCATCGACCAGTGCGTCGCGCAGGGCGTCCCGTTCGCGCGGGAGTACGGCGGCCTGCTCGACAACCGCTCCTTCGGCGGCGTCCAGGTCTCCCGCACGTTCTACGCCCGCGGCCAGACCGGCCAGCAGCTGCTCCTCGGCGCCTACCAAGCACTGGAGCGGCAGGTGCACGCCGGCACGGTCGAGACCTTCACCCGGCACGAGATGCTCGAGCTGGTCGTCGTCGACGGCAAGGCCCGCGGCATCATCGCCCGCGACATGGTCACCGGCGAGATCGAGACCCACCTCGCCGACGTGGTCGTGCTGGCCAGCGGCGGCTTCGGCAACGTCTTCTACCTCTCGACCAACGCGATGGGCTGCAACGTGACGGCCTCGTGGCGTGCGCACCGCAAGGGCGCCTACATGGCCAACCCCTGCTACACGCAGATCCACCCGACCTGCATCCCGGTCTCCGGCTCCCACCAGTCGAAGCTGACGCTGATGTCGGAGTCGCTGCGCAACGACGGCCGGATCTGGGTCCCGAAGAAGCAGTCCGACTGCACCAAGGACCCGCGCGAGATCCCCGAGGAGGACCGCGACTACTACCTGGAGCGGATCTACCCCTCCTACGGCAACCTGGTCCCCCGCGACATCGCCTCGCGCGCCGCGAAGTACGTCTGCGACGAGGGCCGCGGGGTCGGCCCCGAGGTCGACGGCGTCCGGCGCGGCGTCTACCTCGACTTCAACGACGCCATCAGCCGCATGGGCCTCGAGGGCATCAAGGAGAAGTACGACAACCTCTTCGACATGTACAAGCGGATCACCGGTGAGGACCCCTACCAGGTCCCCATGCGGATCTACCCCGCGGTGCACTACGTCATGGGCGGCCTGTGGGTCGACTACGACCTGGAGTCGTCGATCCCCGGCCTGTTCGTGACCGGCGAGGCGAACTTCTCCGACCACGGCGCGAACCGGCTCGGCGCCTCGGCGCTGATGCAGGGCCTGGCCGACGGCTACTTCGTGCTGCCGCACACGATCCGCGACTACCTCGCGGGCGGTCCGTTCGAGAAGATCTCCGAGGACCACCCCGCGGTCGTGGAGGCGCGGCAGGCGGTCGAGTCCCGGATCGACCACTTCATGAACAACAACGGCACCCGCAGCGTCGACTCCTACCACCGGGAGCTCGGCAACATCATGTGGGAGTACTGCGGCATGGAGCGGACCGAGGACGGCCTGAAGAAGGCGATCGACCTGATCCGCACCCTGAAGGACGACTTCTACCGCAACGTCAAGGTGCTCGGCACCGCCGACGGGCTCAACCAGTCCTTGGAGAAGGCCGGCCGGGTGGCCGACTTCTTCGAGCTCGGCGAGCTGATGTGCATCGACGCGCTCAACCGGCGCGAGTCCTGCGGCGGCCACTTCCGGGCGGAGTCGCAGACCGAGGACGGCGAGGCGCTGCGTCACGACGACCGCTACGCCTACGTGGCCGCATGGGAGTTCGCCGGTGACGGCGAGCTGCCGATCCTGCACAAGGAAGACCTGGTCTACACGGCCATCGAGATGAAGCAGCGGAGCTACAAGTGA
- a CDS encoding succinate dehydrogenase cytochrome b subunit, which translates to MATTTLVKGARSTRSTIALKLLMAVSGLIFILFVLLHMYGNLKAFAGHDAYNEYAAHLRTIGEPMLPRSGLLWVIRAVLIVSVVVHVYAAAKLWRRANHARSVKYQVKKNQSSTFASRFMRWGGLTLLVFIIWHLLNFTVGKVNVQGGPTNDPYNLLVDSFQTWWLTLIYLLAMAALGLHIRHGVWSAAQTLGMTNNARARRNANGLGVILAVVIAGGFSLVPIFVLAGVIN; encoded by the coding sequence GTGGCAACCACGACCCTCGTCAAGGGAGCGCGCTCGACGCGCTCGACCATCGCCCTCAAGCTCCTGATGGCAGTGAGCGGGCTCATCTTCATCCTGTTCGTGCTGCTGCACATGTACGGCAACCTCAAGGCCTTCGCCGGCCACGACGCCTACAACGAGTACGCCGCGCACCTGCGCACCATCGGCGAGCCGATGCTGCCGCGGTCGGGGCTGCTGTGGGTGATCCGTGCCGTGCTGATCGTCTCGGTCGTCGTGCACGTCTACGCGGCCGCGAAGCTGTGGCGCCGGGCCAACCACGCCCGCTCGGTGAAGTACCAGGTGAAGAAGAACCAGAGCTCGACGTTCGCCTCGCGCTTCATGCGCTGGGGCGGCCTGACGCTGCTGGTGTTCATCATCTGGCACCTGCTGAACTTCACCGTCGGCAAGGTCAACGTGCAGGGCGGGCCGACCAACGACCCCTACAACCTGCTGGTCGACTCCTTCCAGACCTGGTGGCTCACGCTGATCTACCTGCTGGCGATGGCGGCGCTCGGGCTGCACATCCGCCACGGCGTCTGGAGCGCCGCGCAGACGCTCGGCATGACCAACAACGCCCGCGCCCGCCGCAACGCCAACGGCCTCGGCGTCATCCTCGCCGTGGTGATCGCCGGCGGCTTCTCCCTCGTCCCGATCTTCGTCCTCGCGGGCGTCATCAACTAA
- a CDS encoding fumarate reductase/succinate dehydrogenase flavoprotein subunit, whose translation MTRHDMTGNEMSAAEPGGLERHSYDVVVVGAGGAGLRAAIAAHDAGARTAIVCKSLLGKAHTVMAEGGIAAAMGNRWPEDNWQVHFRDTMRGGKMLNNWRMAQLHAQEAPERVLELEDWGALFDRTEDGLISQRDFGGHRYARLAHVGDRTGLEMIRTLQQRAVALGIDVFMECTVTELLKDVSGSTTGRVSGAFAYWRETGRFVVFEAPAVVLATGGIGKSFRVTSNSWEYTGDGHALALRAGASLVNMEFVQFHPTGMVWPPSVKGLLVTESVRGDGGILKNSEGKRFMFDYIPEFFKAETADNEAEADRWYEDKKNNRRPPELLPRDEVARAINSEIKAGRGSPHGGIYLDIASRRSPEFIRKRLPSMYHQFKELADVDITAEAMEIGPTCHYVMGGIEVDADTELSAIEGLYAVGECSGGMHGSNRLGGNSLSDLLVFGRRAGESAASYSHGLGGGRPAVSEADVKIAQATALAPFEMEGGAENPYAIQQDLQQTMNDLVGIIRTAPELQRSLEEIERLKERARHLVVEGHRQYNPGWHLALDLRNMLLVSECIAKAALERQESRGGHTRDDFPQADPDWGTKNLVLRIDAEGTGVDLSHQPLPVMPDELKSLFE comes from the coding sequence ATGACACGCCATGACATGACCGGCAACGAGATGTCGGCCGCCGAGCCCGGCGGTCTCGAGCGCCACTCCTACGACGTGGTCGTCGTGGGCGCGGGCGGCGCGGGGCTGCGCGCGGCGATCGCCGCCCACGACGCCGGCGCCCGGACCGCCATCGTCTGCAAGTCGCTGCTCGGCAAGGCCCACACGGTGATGGCCGAGGGGGGCATCGCCGCGGCGATGGGCAACCGGTGGCCGGAGGACAACTGGCAGGTGCACTTCCGCGACACCATGCGCGGCGGCAAGATGCTCAACAACTGGCGGATGGCCCAGCTGCACGCCCAGGAGGCGCCCGAGCGGGTGCTGGAGCTCGAGGACTGGGGCGCGCTGTTCGACCGCACCGAGGACGGGCTGATCTCCCAGCGCGACTTCGGCGGCCACCGCTACGCGCGGCTGGCGCACGTGGGGGACCGCACCGGCCTCGAGATGATCCGGACCCTCCAGCAGCGTGCGGTCGCGCTCGGCATCGACGTGTTCATGGAGTGCACGGTGACCGAGCTGCTCAAGGACGTCTCCGGGTCGACGACCGGCCGGGTCTCCGGCGCGTTCGCCTACTGGCGCGAGACCGGCCGGTTCGTCGTCTTCGAGGCGCCGGCGGTGGTGCTGGCCACCGGCGGCATCGGCAAGTCGTTCAGGGTGACCTCGAACTCCTGGGAGTACACCGGCGACGGCCACGCGCTCGCGCTGCGGGCCGGCGCGAGCCTGGTGAACATGGAGTTCGTGCAGTTCCACCCCACCGGCATGGTGTGGCCGCCGTCGGTGAAGGGGCTGCTGGTCACCGAGTCGGTGCGCGGCGACGGCGGGATCCTCAAGAACTCCGAGGGCAAGCGGTTCATGTTCGACTACATCCCGGAGTTCTTCAAGGCGGAGACGGCCGACAACGAGGCGGAGGCCGACCGCTGGTACGAGGACAAGAAGAACAACCGCCGACCGCCCGAGCTGCTGCCCCGAGACGAGGTGGCCCGCGCGATCAACTCCGAGATCAAGGCCGGCCGGGGGTCACCGCACGGCGGCATCTACCTCGACATCGCCTCCCGCCGCAGCCCGGAGTTCATCCGCAAGCGGCTGCCCTCGATGTACCACCAGTTCAAGGAGCTGGCCGACGTCGACATCACCGCCGAGGCGATGGAGATCGGCCCCACCTGCCACTACGTGATGGGCGGGATCGAGGTCGACGCGGACACCGAGCTGTCGGCGATCGAGGGGCTGTACGCCGTGGGCGAGTGCTCGGGCGGGATGCACGGGTCCAACCGGCTCGGCGGCAACTCGCTGTCCGACCTGCTGGTCTTCGGGCGCCGGGCGGGGGAGAGCGCGGCGTCGTACTCCCACGGCCTGGGCGGCGGCCGCCCGGCGGTGAGCGAGGCCGACGTCAAGATCGCCCAGGCGACTGCGCTGGCGCCGTTCGAGATGGAGGGCGGCGCCGAGAACCCGTACGCCATCCAGCAGGACCTGCAGCAGACGATGAACGACCTGGTCGGCATCATCCGGACCGCGCCGGAGCTGCAGCGGTCGCTGGAGGAGATCGAGCGGCTCAAGGAGCGGGCCCGCCACCTGGTGGTCGAGGGGCACCGCCAGTACAACCCCGGCTGGCACCTCGCGCTGGACCTGCGCAACATGCTGCTGGTCTCGGAGTGCATCGCGAAGGCCGCCCTCGAGCGCCAGGAGTCGCGGGGTGGGCACACCCGCGACGACTTCCCGCAGGCCGACCCGGACTGGGGCACGAAGAACCTGGTGCTCCGCATCGACGCCGAGGGGACCGGCGTCGACCTTAGTCACCAGCCGCTGCCCGTCATGCCCGACGAGCTGAAGTCGCTGTTCGAGTAG
- a CDS encoding succinate dehydrogenase/fumarate reductase iron-sulfur subunit yields the protein MGYELKMRIWRGDRSGGDLGDYAVEVSEGEVVLDAIHRVQATQAGDLAVRWNCKAGKCGSCSAEVNGRPALMCMTRLSDFDPAETITVTPMRTFPVIRDLVTDVSFNYEKARELPSFAPPPRDADGKRRMAQVDVERGQEFRKCIECFLCQNTCHVVRDHEENKPAFAGPRFFLRYAELDMHPLDTHDRRQLAQGAAGLGMCNITKCCTEVCPENIKITDNAIIPMKERVADRKFDPLVWLGNRIGIRNKDNDGRTEV from the coding sequence ATGGGATACGAGCTGAAGATGCGGATCTGGCGCGGCGACCGGTCCGGTGGTGACCTCGGCGACTACGCCGTCGAGGTCTCCGAGGGCGAGGTGGTCCTCGACGCCATCCACCGGGTCCAGGCCACCCAGGCCGGCGACCTCGCCGTGCGCTGGAACTGCAAGGCCGGCAAGTGCGGCTCGTGCAGCGCCGAGGTCAACGGCCGGCCGGCGCTGATGTGCATGACCCGGCTCTCCGACTTCGACCCGGCCGAGACGATCACGGTCACGCCGATGCGGACCTTCCCGGTGATCCGCGACCTGGTCACCGACGTGTCGTTCAACTACGAGAAGGCCCGCGAGCTCCCGTCGTTCGCCCCGCCGCCGCGCGACGCCGACGGCAAGCGGCGGATGGCCCAGGTCGACGTCGAGCGCGGCCAGGAGTTCCGCAAGTGCATCGAGTGCTTCCTGTGCCAGAACACCTGCCACGTCGTGCGTGACCACGAGGAGAACAAGCCGGCCTTCGCCGGCCCGCGCTTCTTCCTGCGCTACGCCGAGCTCGACATGCACCCCCTCGACACCCACGACCGGCGCCAGCTCGCTCAGGGGGCGGCCGGGCTCGGGATGTGCAACATCACCAAGTGCTGCACCGAGGTGTGTCCGGAGAACATCAAGATCACGGACAACGCGATCATCCCGATGAAGGAGCGGGTGGCGGACCGGAAGTTCGACCCGCTGGTCTGGCTCGGGAACAGGATCGGCATCCGCAACAAGGACAACGACGGGCGCACCGAGGTCTGA
- a CDS encoding calcium-binding protein: MFTHARPAIAVLAAIATVSVVPALSEGAAAAVPTCHGKRATIVGHDHAHGRRITGTRGDDVIVGTQGPDVIHARGGDDVVCALGDKDLLVGGRGDDRLYGGHDRTGYHADPDSPIAVGDTINGGPGDDLIDLGFDPGQADPALGHHVERDTVSFAGSAHGVHLDLQAGRATGDGHDTIVAHPGFVWFEATAHDDRVLGTTGDDQGSLGRGDDVFRGREGDDRTSDDSGGGSGTDRMYGGPGDDEFATHSGGDTLVGGSGDELFYSFAGPADPHPADLRGGPGDDVMHVDWIRDDDRASGGDGHDQLDVIFGNPTEDTSALADLAGGLLRQGQKRARIGLFEAYDLNAFVPLTLHGSDGPDRIVYSAPGLTADLRGGDDTLTVGRDDASDDRVDGGAGADTVDVGAGEDTCTNVEAGPC; this comes from the coding sequence ATGTTCACTCACGCACGCCCAGCCATCGCCGTCCTGGCGGCGATCGCCACCGTCTCCGTGGTGCCGGCGCTGTCGGAGGGCGCCGCAGCCGCCGTACCGACGTGCCACGGCAAGCGCGCGACGATCGTCGGGCACGACCACGCGCACGGCCGGCGGATCACCGGGACGCGCGGTGACGACGTCATCGTCGGCACCCAGGGACCCGACGTCATCCACGCCCGGGGCGGCGACGACGTGGTGTGTGCCCTGGGCGACAAGGACCTCCTCGTCGGCGGACGCGGCGACGACCGGTTGTACGGCGGGCACGACCGCACCGGCTACCACGCCGACCCGGACTCGCCGATCGCCGTGGGCGACACCATCAACGGGGGCCCCGGCGACGACCTCATCGACCTCGGGTTCGACCCCGGCCAGGCCGACCCCGCGCTCGGGCACCACGTCGAGCGCGACACCGTCAGCTTCGCCGGGTCCGCGCACGGCGTCCACCTCGACCTCCAGGCGGGACGGGCCACCGGCGACGGACACGACACGATCGTCGCCCACCCCGGGTTCGTGTGGTTCGAGGCCACCGCCCACGACGACCGGGTGCTCGGCACCACCGGTGACGACCAGGGCAGCCTGGGCCGCGGGGACGACGTCTTCCGCGGCCGGGAGGGGGACGACAGGACCTCGGACGACTCGGGGGGCGGCTCCGGCACCGACCGGATGTACGGCGGGCCGGGTGACGACGAGTTCGCGACCCACTCGGGAGGCGACACGCTCGTCGGCGGGTCCGGCGACGAGCTGTTCTACAGCTTCGCGGGCCCGGCGGACCCGCACCCCGCCGACCTGCGGGGCGGCCCGGGCGACGACGTGATGCACGTCGACTGGATCCGGGACGACGACCGCGCCTCCGGCGGCGACGGCCACGACCAGCTGGACGTCATCTTCGGCAACCCCACCGAGGACACCTCGGCGCTGGCCGACCTGGCCGGCGGCCTGCTGAGGCAGGGGCAGAAGCGCGCCCGGATCGGGCTGTTCGAGGCCTACGACCTCAACGCGTTCGTGCCGCTCACGTTGCACGGCAGCGACGGACCGGACCGGATCGTCTACTCCGCCCCCGGGCTGACCGCGGACCTGCGCGGCGGTGACGACACGTTGACGGTGGGCCGCGACGACGCCAGCGACGACCGGGTCGACGGCGGGGCGGGCGCCGACACCGTCGACGTCGGCGCGGGCGAGGACACCTGCACGAACGTCGAGGCCGGACCCTGCTGA
- a CDS encoding ribbon-helix-helix domain-containing protein, protein MDDVPPEVGSLRTLIVRLTIGSFSLAALLGVVALLGGGAFGSIEGRILLTTLLVGVVSVAVLCHLLSVGTRYRAVGIAGIVAALVPLVSGLFLVWYDYENDVPAALGRTFGVGATVAVTLAQASLLLAVGAAAGPVVRRILFTTLALAAVLALQVSALILGQEPHAPYLRLMGVVAILDVLGTVVVAALARFGAAGRAPRPVPVRTTVALPPDLLARARERADATGRSTGEVVAAAVESYLTDSRVP, encoded by the coding sequence ATGGATGACGTGCCTCCCGAGGTCGGATCGCTGCGAACCCTGATCGTCAGGCTCACCATCGGCTCCTTCTCCCTGGCCGCCCTGCTCGGCGTGGTCGCGCTGCTCGGCGGCGGGGCCTTCGGGTCGATCGAGGGGCGGATCCTGCTGACCACGCTGCTGGTCGGCGTGGTCAGCGTGGCCGTGCTCTGCCACCTGCTGAGCGTCGGCACCCGCTACCGGGCGGTCGGCATCGCGGGGATCGTCGCGGCGCTGGTGCCGCTGGTCAGCGGGCTCTTCCTGGTCTGGTACGACTACGAGAACGACGTGCCCGCGGCGCTCGGCCGCACCTTCGGGGTCGGTGCGACCGTCGCGGTCACGCTCGCCCAGGCCAGCCTGCTGCTCGCGGTCGGCGCGGCCGCCGGCCCGGTCGTACGCCGGATCCTGTTCACGACCCTCGCGCTGGCCGCCGTGCTCGCGCTCCAGGTGTCCGCGCTGATCCTCGGCCAGGAGCCGCACGCCCCCTACCTGCGCCTGATGGGCGTGGTCGCGATCCTCGACGTGCTGGGCACGGTCGTGGTGGCGGCCCTCGCCCGCTTCGGTGCCGCCGGCCGGGCCCCGCGGCCGGTGCCGGTGCGGACCACGGTGGCGCTGCCGCCGGACCTGCTGGCCCGGGCCCGCGAGCGGGCGGACGCCACCGGCCGGTCGACCGGGGAGGTCGTGGCCGCGGCGGTGGAGTCCTACCTCACCGACAGCCGGGTCCCCTGA
- a CDS encoding methylmalonyl-CoA mutase family protein, translating to MTVSGPLEEPTELEPDQGTLGLADPADRWSVTDWEAAAAAVLRKAKRLGEDEPDALVQERLTRTTLDGIDIAPLGTPASVEGLATHGRPTRAGEWDIRSRVVAGRGRTANEEALVDLDGGVSSLWLEASPGDDLGQVLEGVLLDLAPVVLDARDGALEVARAFLAHAAGRELHPGTNLGVGAEAADDELVAVAGLAREAGVLGVVVDATTVHDRGASDVQELAHSMALGARALRVLTGSGLSVEEAARLLEFRYAATDEQFTTIAKLRAARRLWARVLELSEASFQETEGWTQRQHAVTSRPMMSRYDPWVNMLRTTVAAFAAGVGGADAVTVLPFDTPLGVPDAFGRRIARNTSALLISESHVARVSDPAGGAYAVERLTDDLARAGWELFGRLEDAADPRRLLDEAIADVAARREREVATRKRPLTGLTEFPNLAETLPEREPDPAAREVRRWGASFEALRDEPATQHVFLATLGPVAAHTARATFATNLFAAGGIAVDVAGPTKDTGELVAAYAGQPVVCLAGSDPAYAEWGAQAAAALREAGATHVIIAGRPVDYADASCATGVDALDFLTRTRSKLA from the coding sequence ATGACTGTCTCCGGCCCGCTCGAGGAGCCCACCGAGCTGGAGCCCGACCAGGGCACGCTCGGCCTCGCCGACCCCGCGGACCGTTGGTCCGTCACCGACTGGGAGGCGGCCGCGGCCGCCGTGCTGCGCAAGGCGAAGCGGCTCGGCGAGGACGAGCCCGACGCCCTGGTCCAGGAGCGGCTGACCCGCACCACGCTCGACGGCATCGACATCGCCCCGCTCGGGACCCCCGCGTCCGTGGAGGGACTGGCGACGCACGGCCGTCCTACCCGCGCCGGCGAGTGGGACATCCGGTCGCGGGTGGTCGCCGGCCGCGGCCGCACCGCCAACGAGGAGGCGCTGGTCGACCTCGACGGCGGCGTCAGCTCCCTCTGGCTCGAGGCGAGCCCCGGTGACGACCTCGGGCAGGTGCTCGAGGGCGTCCTGCTGGACCTCGCCCCGGTCGTGCTCGACGCCCGCGACGGCGCGCTCGAGGTCGCCCGGGCGTTCCTGGCACACGCTGCCGGTCGCGAGCTGCACCCCGGCACCAACCTCGGGGTCGGCGCCGAGGCGGCGGACGACGAGCTGGTCGCGGTCGCCGGGCTGGCGCGGGAGGCCGGGGTGCTCGGCGTGGTCGTCGACGCCACCACCGTCCACGACCGGGGCGCCTCCGACGTCCAGGAGCTCGCGCACTCGATGGCCCTGGGGGCCCGGGCGCTGCGGGTGCTCACCGGGTCCGGGCTCTCGGTCGAGGAGGCGGCCCGACTCCTGGAGTTCCGCTACGCCGCCACCGACGAGCAGTTCACGACGATCGCCAAGCTGCGGGCCGCCCGCCGGCTGTGGGCGCGCGTCCTGGAGCTCAGCGAGGCCTCCTTCCAGGAGACCGAGGGCTGGACACAGCGCCAGCACGCCGTCACCAGCCGGCCGATGATGAGCAGGTACGACCCCTGGGTGAACATGCTGCGCACCACGGTCGCGGCGTTCGCGGCCGGGGTCGGGGGCGCCGACGCGGTCACCGTGCTGCCGTTCGACACGCCGCTGGGCGTGCCCGACGCGTTCGGGCGGCGGATCGCGCGCAACACCTCCGCGCTGCTCATCTCCGAGTCGCACGTCGCCCGCGTGAGCGACCCGGCCGGCGGCGCCTACGCCGTCGAGAGGCTGACCGACGACCTAGCCCGCGCCGGCTGGGAGCTGTTCGGCCGGCTCGAGGACGCGGCCGACCCCCGGCGGCTGCTCGACGAGGCGATCGCCGACGTCGCGGCCCGGCGCGAGCGGGAGGTGGCCACCCGCAAGCGGCCGCTGACCGGCCTCACCGAGTTCCCGAACCTCGCCGAGACGCTCCCCGAGCGTGAGCCGGACCCGGCGGCGCGCGAGGTCCGGCGCTGGGGCGCCAGCTTCGAGGCGCTGCGCGACGAGCCGGCGACCCAGCACGTCTTCCTCGCCACCCTCGGCCCGGTCGCGGCGCACACCGCCCGCGCGACCTTCGCCACCAACCTGTTCGCCGCCGGGGGGATCGCGGTCGACGTCGCCGGGCCGACGAAGGACACCGGCGAGCTGGTCGCGGCGTACGCCGGGCAGCCGGTCGTCTGCCTCGCCGGCAGCGACCCGGCCTACGCCGAGTGGGGGGCGCAGGCCGCGGCCGCCCTGCGCGAGGCGGGCGCCACCCACGTGATCATCGCGGGCAGGCCGGTGGACTACGCCGACGCGTCGTGCGCGACGGGCGTCGACGCCCTGGACTTCCTGACCCGGACGAGGAGCAAGCTGGCATGA